One region of Qipengyuania sp. SS22 genomic DNA includes:
- the pyrF gene encoding orotidine-5'-phosphate decarboxylase, producing MTNPIYLALDVPHLRDGLDLAKKVKGHVGGIKLGLEFFCAHGAHGVHMIGQLGLPIFLDLKLYDIPNTVAGAMQAIHVLEPSIVTVHASGGRAMLEDAKAAAGENTRVVGVTMLTSMDDRDLARTGIAGSAHDHVKRLAELSHEAGLDGIVCSGQEMKAVHDQWKDGFFVVPGLRPAGSAVGDQKRVVTPRQARDDGASVLVIGRPISRADDPAQAARDIEATL from the coding sequence ATGACCAATCCGATCTATCTTGCACTCGACGTTCCGCACCTGCGCGACGGCCTCGATCTGGCCAAGAAGGTCAAGGGCCATGTCGGCGGAATCAAGCTGGGGCTCGAATTCTTCTGCGCACACGGCGCGCACGGTGTGCATATGATCGGCCAGCTCGGCCTGCCGATCTTCCTCGACCTCAAGCTCTACGACATCCCCAACACCGTCGCCGGCGCGATGCAGGCGATCCACGTGCTCGAACCCAGCATCGTCACGGTGCATGCCAGCGGCGGGCGCGCCATGCTGGAAGATGCCAAGGCGGCCGCAGGAGAGAATACCAGGGTCGTCGGCGTCACCATGCTCACCAGCATGGACGATCGCGACCTTGCGCGCACGGGCATCGCGGGCAGCGCGCACGATCATGTGAAGCGCCTCGCCGAACTGTCGCATGAAGCGGGTCTCGACGGGATCGTCTGCTCGGGTCAGGAAATGAAGGCGGTTCACGACCAGTGGAAGGACGGCTTCTTCGTCGTTCCCGGCCTGCGCCCCGCAGGCAGCGCGGTAGGTGACCAGAAACGCGTCGTCACCCCGCGCCAGGCCCGCGACGATGGAGCTAGCGTCCTCGTGATCGGCCGCCCGATCAGCCGCGCCGACGATCCAGCGCAGGCCGCGCGCGATATCGAAGCGACGCTGTAG
- a CDS encoding AmpG family muropeptide MFS transporter: MAAVAEETKKISAWRALGLALGNRKTGFMLLFGFASGLPFALFLGTLFAWLTEAEVDLETMGIFSLIGLAYAFQFLWSPLIDKVDIPLLRRLGKRKQWIVPMQLLLGAILITMSLLEPRTQLGMFSLLAGIGAFASATQDIAINAWRIDVADEVATIDILSTVYQMGYRLSSLVGGALGLIIAARIGWPETYMMMGGILLGVGAVGLLAPNAEGAAELTEGDEQVRALRKAGELAPAIRNRALAAVGLLWAAAIGAVLAFMIMSMTYAPADRPNPTEFTVTWGPWIIVATIILPSLIAGWLSGQKKTGRHLLTHDAPPASGGSYALDHLYRALVLPLVELVGRMGWSLVLIFAVVLTYRICDAIWGTFAYPFYLGELEYTNDDVAFASKFFGIGAIIAGLALGGLMLTTIGRMATLLIGGLLAALTNLLYADMALGGANMQAFSDAVGFTYLIEQVPGIGDADLAKLTITIGFENLAIGIAGAAYIAWLSSIVSKKFSAVQYALLSSLTLLVGTLGRGALGEMIENQGYYDVFILTTWIGLGAAVLVCVEWYRESRGKGSAGIVAPEAGEAVPAE, encoded by the coding sequence ATGGCCGCGGTCGCCGAAGAAACAAAAAAGATCTCCGCCTGGCGCGCGCTGGGCCTGGCCCTGGGCAATCGCAAGACCGGTTTCATGCTGCTGTTCGGTTTCGCCAGCGGGCTTCCCTTTGCGCTGTTCCTCGGCACCTTGTTCGCCTGGCTGACCGAGGCCGAGGTCGACCTTGAGACGATGGGCATCTTCTCGCTCATCGGGCTGGCCTATGCCTTCCAGTTCCTGTGGTCGCCGTTGATCGACAAGGTCGACATTCCGTTGCTGCGCCGCCTCGGCAAGCGCAAGCAGTGGATCGTCCCGATGCAATTGCTGCTCGGGGCAATCCTGATCACCATGAGCCTGCTCGAACCGCGCACGCAGCTGGGCATGTTCTCGCTGCTGGCCGGGATCGGCGCTTTCGCCAGCGCCACGCAGGACATCGCGATCAACGCCTGGCGTATCGACGTGGCGGACGAGGTGGCGACGATCGACATCCTCTCGACCGTTTACCAGATGGGCTACCGGCTATCGTCACTGGTGGGCGGCGCGCTCGGGCTGATCATCGCCGCGCGGATTGGCTGGCCCGAAACATATATGATGATGGGCGGGATATTGCTGGGAGTGGGTGCCGTCGGTCTGCTCGCGCCCAATGCCGAGGGTGCGGCCGAACTGACAGAGGGTGACGAACAGGTTCGCGCGCTGCGCAAGGCGGGCGAGCTTGCTCCGGCAATCCGCAACCGGGCATTGGCAGCGGTCGGTCTGTTGTGGGCCGCCGCGATTGGCGCGGTGCTGGCCTTCATGATCATGTCGATGACCTATGCGCCCGCAGATCGTCCCAATCCGACCGAGTTCACCGTCACCTGGGGGCCGTGGATCATTGTCGCGACGATCATCCTTCCTTCGCTCATTGCAGGGTGGCTTTCGGGGCAGAAGAAGACCGGCAGGCACCTGCTGACGCATGACGCGCCGCCGGCGAGCGGGGGATCCTATGCCCTCGATCACCTCTATCGCGCGCTGGTGCTGCCACTGGTGGAACTGGTCGGGCGGATGGGCTGGTCGCTGGTGCTGATCTTCGCGGTGGTGCTCACCTATCGCATCTGCGACGCGATCTGGGGGACGTTTGCCTATCCGTTCTATCTCGGCGAGCTCGAATACACCAATGACGACGTGGCGTTTGCGTCCAAGTTCTTCGGCATCGGGGCGATCATCGCGGGGCTGGCACTGGGCGGGCTGATGCTTACCACCATCGGACGCATGGCCACGCTGCTGATCGGCGGGCTGCTCGCTGCGCTGACCAATCTGCTTTATGCCGACATGGCGCTAGGCGGCGCCAATATGCAGGCCTTCAGCGATGCGGTTGGCTTCACCTATCTGATCGAACAGGTGCCCGGGATCGGCGACGCCGACCTTGCCAAGCTGACCATCACCATCGGGTTCGAAAACCTGGCGATCGGGATCGCCGGCGCGGCTTACATCGCGTGGCTATCATCAATCGTGTCGAAGAAGTTCAGCGCGGTGCAATATGCGCTGCTCTCCTCGCTCACCCTGCTGGTCGGAACGTTGGGTCGCGGAGCGCTGGGCGAGATGATCGAGAACCAGGGTTATTACGACGTCTTTATCCTCACCACCTGGATCGGGCTTGGCGCAGCGGTGCTGGTGTGCGTCGAATGGTACCGCGAAAGCCGCGGGAAGGGATCGGCGGGGATCGTGGCGCCCGAAGCGGGCGAGGCCGTACCAGCCGAATGA
- a CDS encoding phosphoribosylanthranilate isomerase, which yields MSVQIKICGLSTPETVDAAIEAGATHIGLVHFEPSPRHVALDQARELRERARGKAKAVLLLVNADPELTGRALNAIQPDIIQFHGSETPEWIGGIRRSLPYEVWKAVGLKDAGTLTRSEKYIGKVDRLLFDAPAKKLPGGNGTVFDWSLLAGHDHKIDWALAGGLTADNVAEAIRATQAPLVDTSSGVESAPGVKDPQRIADFCRAARSA from the coding sequence ATGTCGGTTCAGATCAAGATATGCGGGCTCTCGACGCCCGAAACCGTGGACGCCGCGATCGAAGCGGGCGCGACGCATATTGGGCTCGTGCATTTCGAACCCTCACCGCGCCATGTCGCGCTCGACCAAGCCCGGGAACTGCGTGAGCGAGCCCGCGGCAAAGCCAAGGCGGTGCTGCTGCTGGTCAATGCCGATCCCGAGCTGACCGGGCGCGCTCTCAATGCGATCCAACCCGACATCATCCAGTTCCACGGCAGCGAGACGCCCGAATGGATCGGCGGCATCCGCCGCAGCCTGCCCTATGAAGTGTGGAAGGCGGTCGGGCTGAAAGACGCGGGCACGCTGACCCGCAGCGAAAAATATATCGGCAAGGTCGATCGCCTGCTGTTCGATGCCCCCGCCAAGAAGCTGCCCGGTGGCAATGGCACTGTCTTCGACTGGTCGCTGCTCGCCGGGCACGATCACAAGATCGACTGGGCGCTGGCGGGCGGCCTCACGGCGGACAACGTCGCTGAGGCGATCCGTGCGACCCAGGCACCGCTGGTCGACACCTCGAGCGGGGTGGAAAGCGCGCCCGGGGTCAAGGATCCGCAGCGTATCGCCGACTTCTGCCGCGCCGCGCGGAGCGCCTGA
- the purB gene encoding adenylosuccinate lyase: protein MVPRYARPEMTALWEAEAKYRIWFEIEAHATEKLGELGVVPPSAAKALWDWWATDPKIDVEAIDAIEAVTKHDVIAFLTWVAENVGDEARFMHQGMTSSDVLDTTLAVQLARSADILLADLDALLEAIKRRAEEHKYTPTIGRSHGIHAEPVTFGLKLAQAYAEFDRCKTRLVAARAEIATCAISGAVGTFANIDPQVEEHVADKLGLTVEPVSTQVIPRDRHAMFFSTLAVIAGSIERLAVEVRHLQRTEVLEAEEYFSPGQKGSSAMPHKRNPILTENLTGQARMIRAYALPALENVALWHERDISHSSVERFIGPDSCITLDFALARLTGVVDKLLVYPERMQANMDRMGGLIHSQRVLLALTQNGVSREDAYRLVQRNAMKVWESDGQLTLLDLLKRDEDVTAALGVEQLEEKFDLEYHFKHVDTIFARVFG from the coding sequence ATGGTCCCCCGCTACGCCCGTCCCGAAATGACCGCTTTGTGGGAGGCCGAAGCGAAGTATCGCATCTGGTTCGAAATCGAAGCGCATGCGACCGAAAAGCTCGGCGAACTGGGCGTGGTCCCGCCGAGCGCGGCCAAGGCGCTGTGGGACTGGTGGGCAACCGATCCCAAGATCGACGTCGAGGCGATCGACGCGATCGAGGCGGTCACCAAGCACGATGTCATCGCCTTCCTCACCTGGGTAGCCGAAAACGTCGGCGACGAGGCGCGCTTCATGCACCAGGGCATGACCAGCAGCGACGTGCTCGACACCACGCTGGCGGTCCAGCTGGCACGTTCCGCCGATATCCTGCTGGCCGATCTGGACGCGCTGCTGGAAGCGATCAAGCGCCGCGCCGAGGAACACAAATACACGCCGACCATCGGGCGCAGCCATGGCATCCATGCCGAACCGGTGACCTTCGGTCTCAAGCTGGCGCAAGCCTATGCCGAGTTCGACCGCTGCAAGACGCGGCTGGTGGCGGCGCGCGCGGAAATCGCCACCTGCGCCATTTCGGGCGCAGTCGGCACCTTCGCCAATATCGATCCGCAGGTCGAAGAGCATGTCGCGGACAAGCTCGGCCTGACCGTGGAGCCGGTTTCGACGCAGGTCATCCCGCGTGACCGGCACGCCATGTTCTTCTCGACGCTGGCGGTTATCGCCGGTTCGATCGAACGGCTCGCGGTCGAGGTTCGCCACCTCCAGCGCACCGAAGTGCTCGAAGCCGAAGAGTATTTCTCGCCCGGCCAGAAGGGATCGAGCGCGATGCCGCACAAGCGCAACCCGATCCTGACCGAAAACCTTACCGGGCAGGCCCGGATGATCCGCGCCTACGCCCTGCCCGCGCTCGAAAACGTGGCGCTGTGGCACGAGCGCGATATCTCGCATTCCTCGGTCGAACGCTTCATCGGGCCCGATTCCTGCATCACGCTAGATTTCGCGCTCGCCCGGCTGACCGGCGTAGTCGACAAGCTGCTGGTCTATCCCGAGCGGATGCAGGCGAATATGGACCGCATGGGCGGGTTGATCCATTCGCAGCGCGTGCTGCTGGCGCTGACTCAGAACGGGGTCAGCCGCGAGGATGCCTACCGCCTCGTCCAGCGTAACGCGATGAAGGTGTGGGAATCGGACGGCCAGCTGACGCTGCTCGACCTGCTCAAGCGCGACGAGGATGTGACCGCCGCGCTCGGCGTCGAACAGCTCGAAGAGAAATTCGACCTCGAATACCACTTCAAGCACGTCGACACGATCTTCGCGCGGGTCTTCGGCTAG
- a CDS encoding LapA family protein, whose translation MQIVRTIGWVLLLFSLLAFSFFNWKPVEVQIWSNLVLETKLPALVIISFLLGLVPMWLVHRASKWRAQRRINALEAATTRLTTPAAAPAPAPAQMPTAETPASDLPPEPVNPVDPEPSKPA comes from the coding sequence ATGCAAATCGTGCGCACCATCGGTTGGGTCCTGCTGCTGTTTTCGCTGCTGGCCTTCAGCTTTTTCAATTGGAAGCCGGTCGAAGTGCAGATCTGGTCGAACCTCGTGCTCGAGACCAAGCTGCCCGCGCTGGTGATCATTTCCTTCCTGCTCGGCTTGGTGCCGATGTGGCTGGTTCACCGCGCCAGCAAATGGCGCGCGCAGCGCCGCATCAATGCGCTGGAGGCGGCGACCACTCGCCTGACAACCCCGGCAGCGGCACCCGCGCCAGCGCCGGCGCAAATGCCCACCGCCGAGACACCCGCGAGCGACCTGCCGCCCGAACCGGTCAACCCGGTCGACCCCGAGCCGTCAAAACCCGCATGA
- a CDS encoding DUF6980 family protein, producing MMRENVEKTCSEHPDRSECPDCLIEFNPEFERYGILIHDGGSSMIAINFCPWRGTDLRIGQ from the coding sequence ATGATGCGGGAGAATGTCGAAAAAACGTGTTCAGAGCATCCAGATCGCTCGGAGTGCCCCGATTGTCTTATCGAATTCAATCCTGAATTCGAACGATACGGTATCCTGATTCATGACGGCGGCTCGTCGATGATTGCGATCAATTTCTGTCCCTGGCGTGGGACTGATCTCAGAATTGGACAATGA
- a CDS encoding aromatic ring-hydroxylating oxygenase subunit alpha, with product MNDVDTKHFERRPTDGMLALAKDIATGCKRDASEATTVPASVYIDPDYWAREKAAIYDRLPQILCPSALLPDPGMAVPHDATGRPLLITRDAAGEAHVFLNVCRHRGTRLVEGSDVQCTKKLVCPYHAWTYAVDGRLLALPRPDTFPGLDKGDYGLVELPSRETGGLIWFCPQEETADFTVAETIGEDFDALGMGEQVLFRRKTHEVAGNWKLIMDAFLESYHVTRLHAKTIGPFFKDGATSGDMIGPHARSAVGRLEEMADVDLEDMAALRRVVTYAYQLLPGALIIPSPDYINVMVMMPQAHDRTLVEDFMLIPEHPSTDKARDHWERSWALLDGGVFAGEDFRAAELGQQGLATGAVPQLTLGTMEGGIRRYHETVEEALRAAT from the coding sequence ATGAACGATGTCGACACCAAACATTTCGAGCGCCGTCCCACCGATGGCATGCTGGCCCTGGCCAAGGATATCGCCACGGGGTGCAAACGCGATGCGTCGGAGGCAACCACCGTCCCCGCGAGCGTCTATATCGACCCCGATTACTGGGCGCGCGAGAAGGCCGCGATCTACGACCGCCTGCCGCAGATCCTGTGCCCTTCCGCGCTGCTACCCGATCCGGGCATGGCGGTGCCTCATGATGCCACCGGGCGCCCGTTGCTGATCACGCGCGATGCCGCGGGCGAAGCGCATGTCTTCCTCAACGTCTGCCGCCACCGCGGCACGCGGCTGGTCGAAGGCAGCGATGTCCAGTGTACCAAGAAGCTCGTCTGTCCCTATCACGCCTGGACTTATGCGGTTGATGGGAGGCTGCTAGCCCTGCCTCGGCCCGATACCTTTCCCGGTTTGGACAAGGGCGATTACGGCCTCGTCGAATTGCCGAGCAGGGAGACCGGCGGCCTGATCTGGTTCTGCCCGCAGGAAGAAACCGCCGACTTCACCGTGGCCGAGACCATCGGCGAAGATTTCGATGCGCTGGGCATGGGCGAACAGGTGCTGTTCCGCCGCAAGACGCATGAAGTCGCGGGAAACTGGAAGCTCATTATGGATGCCTTCCTCGAAAGCTATCATGTCACCCGCCTGCACGCGAAGACCATCGGACCTTTCTTCAAGGACGGCGCGACCAGCGGCGACATGATCGGCCCGCATGCGCGCAGCGCGGTCGGGCGGCTGGAGGAAATGGCCGATGTCGATCTCGAAGACATGGCCGCGCTGCGCCGCGTCGTGACCTATGCCTATCAGCTGTTGCCCGGCGCGCTGATCATCCCCAGCCCCGACTACATCAATGTCATGGTGATGATGCCGCAGGCGCATGACCGCACGCTGGTCGAGGATTTCATGTTGATCCCCGAACACCCTTCGACCGACAAGGCACGCGATCACTGGGAACGCAGCTGGGCGCTGCTCGATGGCGGGGTCTTCGCGGGCGAGGATTTCCGCGCTGCCGAGCTTGGCCAGCAAGGCCTGGCGACGGGCGCGGTACCGCAGCTGACGCTGGGCACGATGGAAGGCGGCATCCGGCGCTATCACGAGACCGTCGAGGAGGCTCTGCGGGCCGCGACCTAG
- the trpB gene encoding tryptophan synthase subunit beta — MTETTPNSYRTQPDERGHFGDYGGRYVAETLMPLVLDLEREYRAAQADPEFQREFDDLLEHYVGRPSPLYFAERLTEAVGGAQIWFKRDELNHTGAHKINNCIGQILLAIRMGKTRIIAETGAGQHGVATATVCARFGLPCVVYMGAEDVRRQSPNVFRMKLLGAEVVPVTSGRGTLKDAMNEGLRDWVANVHDTFYIIGTAAGPHPYPELVRDFQSVIGKEARQQMQDRIGRLPDLLVAAIGGGSNALGLFHPFLDDADVKMLGVEAAGYGLDGDQHAASLLGGFPGVLHGNKTYLLQDEDGQITEGHSISAGLDYPGIGPEHAWLKDMERVEYTAVTDEEALEAFQLLCRTEGIIPALEPSHAIAAVTKVAKDMPKDSVILANLCGRGDKDIFTVAEKLGVEI, encoded by the coding sequence ATGACCGAAACCACCCCCAACTCCTACCGCACCCAGCCCGACGAGCGCGGGCATTTCGGCGATTACGGCGGGCGCTATGTCGCCGAAACGCTGATGCCGCTGGTGCTCGATCTCGAGCGCGAATATCGCGCAGCGCAAGCCGATCCCGAGTTCCAGCGCGAGTTCGACGATTTGCTCGAACATTATGTCGGCCGCCCCAGCCCGCTCTATTTCGCCGAGCGGCTGACCGAGGCGGTCGGGGGGGCGCAGATCTGGTTCAAGCGCGATGAACTCAATCACACCGGCGCGCACAAGATCAACAATTGCATCGGGCAGATCCTGCTGGCGATCCGCATGGGCAAGACGCGCATCATTGCCGAAACCGGCGCGGGCCAGCACGGCGTGGCCACCGCCACCGTCTGCGCGCGCTTCGGCCTGCCCTGCGTGGTCTACATGGGCGCGGAAGACGTCCGGCGGCAGTCGCCCAATGTCTTCCGCATGAAGCTACTCGGCGCCGAAGTGGTGCCCGTGACCAGCGGGCGCGGCACGCTCAAGGACGCGATGAACGAAGGGCTGCGCGACTGGGTCGCGAACGTCCACGACACATTCTACATCATCGGCACCGCCGCGGGGCCGCATCCCTACCCCGAGCTTGTCCGCGACTTCCAGAGCGTGATTGGCAAGGAAGCGCGGCAGCAGATGCAGGACCGCATCGGTCGCCTGCCCGACCTGCTGGTCGCAGCGATCGGCGGCGGCTCCAACGCGCTCGGCCTGTTCCACCCCTTCCTCGACGACGCGGACGTGAAGATGCTCGGCGTGGAAGCGGCCGGTTATGGCCTCGATGGCGACCAACATGCTGCCAGCCTGCTCGGCGGCTTCCCCGGCGTACTCCACGGCAACAAGACCTATCTGCTGCAGGACGAGGACGGCCAGATCACCGAGGGTCACTCGATCAGCGCGGGTCTCGACTATCCGGGCATCGGCCCCGAACACGCGTGGCTCAAGGACATGGAGCGGGTCGAATATACCGCCGTCACGGATGAGGAAGCGCTGGAAGCCTTCCAGCTCCTGTGCCGCACCGAGGGCATCATCCCCGCGCTGGAGCCGAGCCACGCGATTGCCGCGGTGACGAAGGTCGCGAAAGACATGCCCAAGGACAGCGTGATCCTCGCCAATCTGTGCGGACGCGGCGACAAGGACATCTTTACGGTGGCCGAGAAGCTCGGGGTGGAGATTTGA
- a CDS encoding bifunctional folylpolyglutamate synthase/dihydrofolate synthase yields MRDFARSDNPAVQRQFDRLGRLSVPDGRLGLETIRALLDRLGNPHLRLPPVFHVAGTNGKGSTCAFLRAMLEAQGYRVHVTTSPHLVRYNERIRLAGTLIEDARLAELLGEILDKGEDLSPSFFEVTIAAAFTEFARVPADACVVEVGLGGRFDATNVLEPGVLAACGIAALGIDHERFLLMPETGAPAEPLARIAFEKAGIAKPGIPLVCVSYPGDARDEVVAAAARVGTPLAMRGAEWDTEVAGELRYRDERGELALPLPALPGAHQAQNAALAVAMLRHQDKLPVSPAAMAQGLAQARWPARLQRLADGPLVGAREVWLDGGHNPDAGRMLGQHFAGQQLHLIIGMLDAKDPEALTGPLASSIASVAVVPVPGHDWHRGTAFGPQAVSQPDVATALADLPEDGLPVLIAGSLYLAGEVLRLNAELPD; encoded by the coding sequence ATGCGGGATTTCGCCCGCTCCGACAACCCTGCTGTGCAGCGCCAGTTCGACCGGCTGGGCCGCCTGTCCGTTCCCGATGGCCGGCTCGGCCTCGAGACGATCCGCGCGCTGCTCGACCGGCTCGGCAATCCGCACTTGCGGCTCCCCCCGGTGTTCCATGTCGCCGGGACCAATGGGAAAGGGTCGACCTGCGCCTTCCTGCGCGCGATGCTGGAGGCGCAGGGGTACCGCGTCCATGTCACCACCAGCCCGCATCTGGTGCGCTATAACGAACGCATCCGGCTGGCTGGAACCCTGATCGAGGACGCGCGGCTGGCGGAATTGCTGGGCGAAATTCTCGATAAGGGCGAGGATCTGAGCCCCAGCTTCTTCGAAGTGACCATCGCCGCCGCGTTCACCGAATTCGCGCGCGTGCCTGCGGATGCCTGCGTGGTCGAAGTGGGGCTCGGTGGGCGGTTCGATGCCACGAATGTGCTGGAGCCGGGCGTGCTTGCCGCCTGCGGTATCGCCGCGCTCGGGATCGATCACGAGCGCTTCCTGCTGATGCCCGAAACCGGTGCCCCGGCAGAGCCGCTCGCGCGGATTGCCTTCGAGAAAGCGGGTATCGCCAAGCCGGGTATTCCGCTGGTGTGCGTGTCGTATCCGGGCGATGCGCGCGACGAGGTTGTAGCCGCCGCTGCGCGCGTTGGAACGCCGCTCGCGATGCGTGGCGCGGAATGGGATACCGAGGTCGCCGGGGAGCTACGGTACCGAGACGAACGCGGTGAACTGGCCCTGCCGCTCCCGGCGCTGCCGGGTGCGCACCAAGCGCAGAATGCCGCGCTGGCAGTGGCCATGCTTCGCCATCAGGACAAGCTCCCTGTCTCGCCCGCTGCGATGGCGCAAGGCCTGGCGCAGGCGCGCTGGCCCGCGCGGCTACAGCGGCTTGCAGACGGCCCTCTGGTCGGAGCTCGCGAAGTCTGGCTCGATGGGGGACACAATCCCGACGCCGGCAGGATGCTTGGCCAGCATTTCGCCGGACAACAGCTGCACCTGATCATCGGCATGCTCGACGCCAAGGATCCCGAGGCGCTGACCGGACCACTCGCGTCCAGTATCGCAAGCGTTGCGGTAGTCCCCGTCCCCGGCCACGATTGGCACAGGGGTACGGCATTCGGTCCCCAAGCGGTAAGCCAGCCGGACGTCGCGACCGCGCTTGCCGACCTGCCCGAAGACGGCCTGCCCGTGCTGATCGCAGGCTCGCTCTATCTCGCGGGTGAAGTCCTGCGGCTCAACGCGGAACTGCCCGACTAG
- the trpA gene encoding tryptophan synthase subunit alpha gives MSTSTRLSNAFAKPHPALVCFLTAGDGDTAANLDALVAGGADVIELGMPFTDPMADGPAIQQANIRSLGKGTTTADVLRIATAFRERHPEVPLVLMGYANPMIRRGPEWFAQAAKDAGVDGVICVDIPPEEDDALGPQLRAAGIAPIRLATPTTDDQRLPAVVDGSEGFLYYVAVAGITGMQQAAIESIEANVSRIKAATDIPVAVGFGVRTPQQAAEIARVADGVVVGSALVELVAEHDTDAPAKLRALASSLAEAVRSAR, from the coding sequence ATGAGCACCTCTACCCGCCTCTCGAATGCCTTTGCCAAGCCACACCCGGCGCTCGTCTGTTTCCTTACCGCAGGCGACGGCGATACCGCAGCCAATCTCGACGCGCTGGTCGCGGGCGGCGCCGATGTGATCGAGCTGGGGATGCCCTTCACCGATCCGATGGCCGATGGTCCCGCGATCCAGCAGGCCAATATCCGCTCGCTCGGCAAAGGCACGACGACCGCCGATGTGCTGCGCATCGCGACCGCGTTCCGCGAACGTCATCCCGAGGTGCCGCTGGTGCTGATGGGCTATGCCAATCCGATGATCCGCCGCGGGCCCGAATGGTTCGCGCAAGCCGCGAAGGATGCGGGCGTCGACGGCGTGATCTGTGTCGACATCCCGCCCGAGGAAGACGACGCGCTCGGCCCCCAACTGCGCGCTGCGGGAATCGCCCCGATCCGGCTCGCCACGCCGACCACCGACGACCAGCGCCTGCCCGCGGTCGTCGATGGCAGCGAAGGCTTCCTCTACTACGTCGCGGTCGCGGGTATCACCGGCATGCAGCAGGCGGCGATCGAATCGATCGAAGCCAATGTCAGCCGAATCAAGGCGGCGACCGACATTCCGGTCGCGGTCGGCTTCGGTGTGCGCACGCCGCAGCAGGCCGCCGAGATCGCACGCGTGGCCGATGGCGTAGTGGTGGGTTCGGCGCTGGTCGAACTGGTCGCCGAGCATGATACGGACGCGCCTGCCAAGCTACGCGCTTTGGCTTCATCGCTTGCCGAAGCGGTGCGATCAGCCCGCTAG
- the accD gene encoding acetyl-CoA carboxylase, carboxyltransferase subunit beta — protein MNWFTRVRNSITSLSKRSTEKDLWVKCPSCQQMVFAQEYEENSYVCPRCDHHGRIGADERLRQLLDEGFDVLPIPDVKEDPLKFRDTAKYTDRLKKARAKSPHKDAFLVGSGAIEGKPAVVGVQDFGFMGGSMGMAVGTAFCQGAERALSRHCPYIVVTAAGGARMQEGILSLMQMPKATVMTRRLKEAGLPYIVVLTDPTTGGVTASYAMLGDVHIAEPGALIGFAGQRVIQDTIREQLPDGFQRAEYLHKHGMVDMVVHRHDLTDTLATLLDYLAPAEAA, from the coding sequence ATGAACTGGTTCACGCGCGTCCGCAATTCGATCACCTCGCTGTCCAAGCGCAGCACCGAGAAAGACCTGTGGGTCAAGTGCCCCAGTTGTCAGCAGATGGTGTTCGCGCAGGAATATGAAGAGAACTCCTATGTCTGCCCGCGCTGCGACCACCACGGCCGCATTGGTGCCGACGAGCGCCTGCGCCAGCTGCTCGACGAAGGGTTCGACGTCCTCCCCATCCCCGATGTGAAGGAAGACCCGCTCAAGTTCCGCGATACCGCGAAATATACCGATCGTCTCAAGAAGGCGCGCGCCAAGAGCCCGCACAAGGATGCCTTCCTCGTCGGTTCGGGTGCGATCGAGGGCAAGCCCGCGGTCGTCGGCGTACAGGATTTCGGCTTCATGGGCGGGTCGATGGGCATGGCGGTGGGCACTGCCTTCTGCCAGGGCGCCGAGCGTGCGCTGTCGCGGCATTGCCCCTATATCGTGGTCACCGCGGCGGGCGGTGCGCGGATGCAGGAAGGCATTCTCAGCCTGATGCAGATGCCCAAGGCAACCGTGATGACGCGCCGCCTGAAGGAAGCCGGGCTGCCCTATATCGTGGTGCTGACCGATCCGACGACCGGCGGCGTTACCGCCAGCTACGCCATGCTGGGCGACGTGCATATCGCAGAACCCGGCGCACTGATCGGTTTCGCGGGCCAGCGGGTGATCCAGGATACCATCCGTGAACAACTGCCCGATGGCTTCCAGCGCGCCGAATATCTGCACAAGCACGGCATGGTCGACATGGTGGTGCACCGTCACGATCTGACCGATACGCTGGCGACGTTGCTCGATTACCTGGCGCCCGCCGAGGCAGCCTGA